Proteins from one Flavobacterium branchiarum genomic window:
- a CDS encoding RagB/SusD family nutrient uptake outer membrane protein, with the protein MKYKIIMAGLILASLFSSCQEFTDEGLDAPGISTLEEAEVFSNEGLTKSAVDGIKIPFADTNGHRGRFLPFYGFNTDVEWYNASESTSDDKPGLSIYDAKPNNSQMSIALTDGGGGNPWTSMYTGIERANICIRGIRKYGDPKPGSEFGYLLGEALTLRAVYYADLLKAHGDVPARFEPVNSETLYLPKSSRDVIYKQLIQDLGEAATLVPWPNESAATNSVERINKAFVKGLRARLALVASGFQQYPDGVRRSNDTELSVEKMYKLALDESRSVILSGKAILEPSFETFWRKYNQEVITAGGESLWEIPFADGRGRMLYSFAVKHTDSDQFHKNGANRGGTAGPLPFIFYDYDKADTRRDVTCVPYIYGKPVNGIAKQELAALNKWCFGKYRYEWMKRLVTSTNDDGVNKIYMRYAEVLLIAAETANELEGPAAAAPYLKEIRRRAFTPADQAQKVDNYVNNLGGKTAMFNAIVEENKYEFTGEMERKQALIRWNLLKVKLDEAKQKMFDLQKHTGEYADVPTTLYYKYKADNVSLEIYGLNRGENVNPGADYTSFAWNVLTDSKINSIYKVGIDPNTRQFWPIWQMILEGSNGKLFNDYGY; encoded by the coding sequence ATGAAATATAAAATAATAATGGCAGGATTGATTTTAGCAAGTCTTTTTAGTTCTTGTCAGGAATTTACAGATGAAGGATTAGATGCACCTGGAATATCGACATTGGAAGAAGCGGAAGTTTTTTCTAATGAAGGTTTAACTAAAAGTGCGGTAGATGGAATTAAAATTCCATTTGCTGATACTAATGGACATAGGGGGCGCTTTCTTCCTTTTTATGGTTTTAATACTGATGTTGAATGGTATAATGCTTCAGAATCAACTTCTGATGATAAGCCGGGTTTAAGTATTTATGATGCAAAGCCAAATAACAGTCAAATGAGTATTGCGCTGACTGATGGAGGTGGAGGTAATCCGTGGACCTCAATGTATACGGGTATTGAACGTGCGAATATTTGCATACGCGGAATTCGTAAATATGGTGATCCAAAACCAGGATCTGAATTTGGATATTTGTTAGGAGAAGCGCTGACTTTACGTGCAGTTTATTATGCAGATTTACTTAAAGCTCATGGTGATGTTCCTGCTCGTTTTGAACCTGTAAATAGTGAGACGTTATACTTACCAAAATCAAGTCGTGATGTTATATACAAGCAACTTATTCAAGATTTAGGTGAAGCGGCGACGCTAGTACCTTGGCCAAACGAAAGTGCAGCAACTAATAGTGTGGAGCGTATTAATAAAGCTTTTGTAAAAGGACTCCGCGCTCGTTTAGCGTTGGTAGCAAGTGGATTTCAGCAATATCCTGATGGTGTTCGTAGAAGTAATGACACAGAGCTTTCGGTAGAAAAAATGTATAAATTGGCATTAGACGAATCCCGTTCAGTAATCTTGAGTGGTAAAGCTATTTTGGAACCGTCATTTGAAACTTTCTGGAGAAAATACAACCAAGAAGTTATTACAGCAGGAGGTGAGTCACTTTGGGAAATCCCTTTTGCAGATGGTAGAGGTAGAATGTTGTATAGTTTTGCTGTAAAGCATACAGATAGCGATCAGTTTCATAAAAACGGAGCTAATCGTGGAGGAACTGCAGGACCACTTCCTTTTATTTTCTATGATTACGATAAAGCAGATACTCGTAGAGATGTTACCTGTGTGCCTTATATATATGGTAAGCCTGTAAATGGAATTGCTAAGCAAGAATTGGCAGCATTAAATAAATGGTGTTTTGGAAAATACCGTTATGAATGGATGAAACGTTTAGTTACTTCTACTAATGACGATGGAGTAAACAAGATTTATATGCGATATGCAGAAGTACTTTTAATTGCAGCTGAAACCGCTAATGAATTAGAAGGCCCTGCAGCCGCTGCACCTTACCTAAAAGAAATTCGTAGAAGAGCTTTTACACCAGCTGATCAAGCTCAAAAAGTAGATAATTATGTGAATAATTTAGGTGGTAAAACAGCAATGTTTAATGCTATTGTAGAGGAGAATAAATATGAGTTTACAGGTGAAATGGAACGTAAACAAGCTCTTATTCGTTGGAATTTACTTAAAGTAAAATTAGATGAAGCAAAGCAAAAAATGTTTGATTTACAAAAACATACAGGGGAGTATGCAGATGTGCCTACAACTTTGTATTATAAATATAAAGCAGATAATGTTAGTTTAGAAATTTACGGACTAAATCGTGGAGAAAATGTAAATCCAGGAGCAGATTATACCTCTTTTGCTTGGAATGTACTTACAGATAGCAAGATAAATTCAATTTATAAAGTTGGAATCGATCCAAATACGAGACAATTTTGGCCGATATGGCAAATGATTCTAGAAGGAAGTAACGGGAAATTGTTCAATGATTACGGCTATTAA
- a CDS encoding DUF4957 domain-containing protein, with product MKIKYLLKGLIASLLLTVAVSSCESYNEGLLGGIGAMREFSPIGITASIKNQTFVELNWTVNESADHYVVEFSADDPDFKTIYKTVKVSPKELPIRVQLEGETVYSIRLKAVSTTGLEDSKWTITKATTLSEQLFLASQEEDIESNKVTLRWTASSNVTQIVVNPGAIKHNITPEEKIKGIAVIGGLKGETLYTAELFNGAKKRGYFTFTTGIDIGTGILVKPEDDLSAKIADAAPGAVLVLMPGDYTVFKGTIAINKPITIRGLYSFKKPLLHVNFNLGNGSSMLSLIDLDLNGDKSLSDLVKYNEANVTYGPLLISGCVIHDFVKSLISSSLANTKVTSATVENSIVTNVLTTGGDFIDFRVAHIGQITLKNSTFNNCASGRDFIRIDNATGLTGTGLTTNILIDGCTIYNKFMTLSNRMLYVRFVSNATTIRNTLFGQTAAIYANQAATVAPTFVNNNYFNSGALYATAATPIKFDNSTSYSTLDPKFTNATDGDFTIGNQTIKENNIGDPRWFK from the coding sequence ATGAAAATAAAATATTTACTAAAAGGATTAATAGCCTCATTGTTACTTACTGTTGCTGTTTCTAGCTGTGAAAGTTATAATGAAGGATTGCTAGGCGGAATAGGAGCAATGAGAGAATTTTCTCCTATTGGGATTACAGCGTCTATTAAAAACCAAACATTTGTTGAGCTAAATTGGACAGTAAACGAAAGTGCAGATCATTATGTTGTAGAATTTAGTGCAGATGATCCTGACTTTAAAACTATTTATAAAACTGTAAAAGTTAGTCCTAAAGAATTACCTATCAGAGTACAATTAGAAGGAGAAACGGTTTATTCAATACGATTAAAAGCAGTAAGCACTACAGGATTAGAAGATTCTAAATGGACAATTACTAAAGCAACAACTTTATCAGAACAACTATTTTTAGCTAGTCAAGAGGAAGATATTGAATCAAATAAAGTTACTTTAAGATGGACAGCGAGCAGTAATGTAACTCAAATTGTTGTAAATCCGGGAGCGATTAAACACAATATTACGCCTGAGGAAAAGATAAAAGGAATAGCAGTAATAGGAGGATTGAAAGGAGAAACGCTTTATACAGCAGAGTTGTTTAATGGAGCTAAAAAAAGAGGTTACTTTACTTTTACCACAGGAATCGATATTGGAACTGGAATATTGGTAAAACCAGAAGATGATTTAAGTGCAAAAATTGCCGATGCTGCTCCTGGGGCAGTATTAGTATTGATGCCAGGTGATTACACAGTTTTTAAAGGAACAATAGCTATAAATAAACCGATTACAATTAGAGGTTTATATAGTTTTAAGAAACCGTTGTTGCATGTAAATTTCAATTTAGGCAATGGATCATCAATGTTGAGTTTAATCGATTTAGATTTAAATGGTGATAAATCACTATCAGATCTAGTTAAATATAATGAAGCGAATGTAACTTATGGGCCACTTTTGATAAGCGGATGTGTAATTCATGATTTTGTAAAGTCATTGATTTCTTCAAGTTTAGCGAATACAAAGGTTACTTCTGCAACAGTAGAGAATTCTATTGTCACAAATGTATTAACTACAGGAGGTGATTTTATTGATTTTAGAGTTGCACATATTGGACAGATTACACTTAAAAACAGTACGTTTAATAACTGTGCATCTGGACGTGATTTTATTCGTATCGATAATGCCACTGGATTAACAGGAACAGGCTTAACAACTAATATTTTAATTGATGGTTGTACGATTTACAACAAGTTTATGACACTCTCGAATAGAATGTTATATGTGCGTTTTGTTTCTAACGCAACAACTATTCGAAATACATTATTTGGACAAACAGCTGCGATTTATGCTAATCAAGCAGCAACAGTTGCTCCAACATTTGTAAACAATAATTATTTTAATTCGGGAGCACTTTACGCTACAGCAGCAACTCCTATAAAATTTGATAATTCGACTAGTTATTCAACATTAGATCCTAAGTTTACAAATGCTACAGATGGTGATTTTACTATAGGAAATCAAACAATAAAAGAAAACAATATTGGAGACCCTCGCTGGTTCAAATAA
- a CDS encoding SusC/RagA family TonB-linked outer membrane protein — MNIKQLSKKKIKYNLVFLFFLNLLLSNTINAQSTVIEGKVTDAAGLSLPGVNILEKGTKNGASTDFEGSFKINVSSSKAILVFSYLGFQNQEVSVAGKSRINISLIEDTNSLKEVVVVGYGTVKKSDVTGAVNTLTSAKITERNVTNPMEAIQGSIAGVQVTSNSGRIGDGFNVIIRGANSINKDGSKPLFVVDGVPTDNIDFLNPQDIARMDVLKDASSAAIYGSRGGSGVIIVTTKSGTNAKAGVTVTFDSSYGNKQAVRLPRLMSPDKWWYYHQSAFLATTISGTNPTYMDIDPTELNAAVGQSGTNGVLFNRVANNQSYNWQDAVLKGGMTQNNYFTVSGRADNGLSYNIGLGLQKETGVIDNEGIDKYTFKAGLNHKINDKISFGVNLTLSKTDEQLGSGTAMQEAFRQNPYTSPWAIDAQGNEIIGTYAQQPGTLRYPNGVLGINKTGSYNPLLEIANSSDEVSRWTTIGNIFAEYKATSWLSFKSTFSAGKTDAREGRSLGAQTDFGLKNKSLASGDVTNMQNFNYTWDNQFNINYTLKDAHVFSFLGLQSFYSNTTETYFSSSRENPFETGFNNLPSGAQNSYTLTPSGGTALIPSGGFIPFSKNTLESYAARFNYAYKGRYLLTASVRYDGSSVLADGNKWTAFPSVALGWNVHEEAFMKKLSFISNFKLRGSVGYTGNDNVSPYSSLSILRAPTYYDFNGVAANGFISPTLANTALTWEKTKEINIGLDFGFFNNRISGSVDVYDRLSKDLLFQQALPLEIGVPTVTSNVGSISNKGVEVSLVTKNIQTKDVSWETSFTFTKNVNELVSIYGQDKVDDVGNNLFIGENVHSYYNYVFDGVWQENDRALALSYGQKPGEARVKDLNNDGKIDANNDRAILGNYDPKWSGSFSTTLRVKQFDVSMSLITNQGMTVFSGFHDNFADVTDRGRQKLDLGNWYVPENGAGIPAQYSNTNPLPRGAGVYYDTNNVAFYKDASFVKIQNIAFGYSLNDELLNKLKLKSMRLYVNVLNPFVFTHYEGYDPEWATAGLAVNRVSTMTVQMGLSLKF, encoded by the coding sequence ATGAACATTAAACAATTATCAAAGAAAAAAATAAAATACAATCTTGTATTTTTATTTTTCCTGAATTTACTGTTGAGCAACACAATTAATGCTCAATCGACTGTAATAGAAGGGAAAGTGACCGATGCCGCTGGATTATCCCTACCAGGAGTGAATATTTTAGAAAAAGGAACTAAAAATGGAGCCTCGACAGATTTTGAAGGAAGTTTTAAAATAAATGTTAGCAGTAGCAAAGCAATCTTAGTATTTAGTTATCTAGGGTTTCAGAATCAAGAAGTTAGCGTAGCAGGAAAATCAAGAATCAATATAAGTCTTATTGAAGATACTAATTCTCTTAAAGAAGTAGTGGTTGTGGGATACGGAACTGTTAAGAAATCGGATGTTACTGGAGCAGTAAATACATTGACTTCTGCAAAAATAACCGAGAGAAATGTTACCAATCCTATGGAAGCAATTCAAGGAAGTATCGCTGGAGTTCAGGTAACTTCTAACTCTGGACGTATTGGCGATGGTTTTAATGTTATTATCAGAGGAGCAAACTCCATTAATAAAGACGGTTCAAAACCCCTATTTGTGGTAGACGGAGTTCCTACAGATAATATTGACTTTTTAAACCCACAAGACATTGCTAGAATGGATGTGCTTAAAGATGCTTCTTCGGCGGCAATTTATGGTTCAAGAGGAGGAAGCGGTGTTATTATAGTTACCACAAAAAGTGGTACAAATGCTAAGGCAGGAGTTACCGTAACTTTTGATAGCTCTTATGGTAACAAACAAGCAGTAAGATTACCAAGATTGATGAGTCCAGATAAATGGTGGTATTACCATCAATCAGCATTTTTGGCAACTACAATATCGGGTACCAACCCTACATATATGGATATAGATCCAACAGAATTAAATGCAGCAGTTGGACAATCAGGTACAAATGGAGTTTTGTTTAATAGAGTAGCTAATAACCAAAGTTATAACTGGCAAGATGCTGTACTTAAAGGAGGTATGACACAAAATAACTATTTTACAGTTTCTGGTCGTGCTGATAATGGATTGTCTTATAACATAGGTTTAGGTTTGCAAAAAGAAACTGGAGTTATTGATAATGAAGGGATTGATAAATACACTTTTAAAGCAGGTTTGAATCATAAAATAAATGACAAAATTTCATTTGGAGTAAATCTTACTCTTTCAAAAACAGATGAGCAATTAGGAAGTGGTACTGCTATGCAAGAAGCTTTTAGACAAAATCCTTATACTTCGCCATGGGCAATTGATGCACAAGGAAATGAAATAATCGGCACATACGCGCAACAACCGGGTACATTAAGATATCCAAATGGAGTGCTTGGAATAAACAAAACAGGTTCATACAATCCACTTTTAGAAATTGCAAATTCGAGTGATGAAGTAAGCAGATGGACAACTATTGGGAATATATTTGCGGAATATAAAGCGACTAGTTGGTTGTCATTTAAATCGACTTTTTCGGCAGGTAAAACAGATGCAAGAGAAGGTAGATCTTTAGGAGCACAAACTGATTTTGGACTTAAAAACAAAAGTTTAGCATCTGGAGACGTAACCAATATGCAAAATTTTAATTATACGTGGGATAACCAGTTTAATATTAATTATACATTAAAAGACGCACACGTATTTAGTTTCTTAGGACTTCAAAGTTTCTATTCTAATACCACTGAAACATATTTTTCATCTTCAAGAGAAAATCCTTTCGAAACGGGTTTCAATAACCTTCCGTCAGGAGCGCAAAACTCTTATACATTAACTCCATCAGGAGGAACAGCTTTAATTCCGTCAGGCGGATTTATTCCTTTCTCTAAAAACACATTAGAATCATACGCAGCTCGTTTTAATTATGCTTACAAAGGACGTTATTTATTGACAGCTTCAGTAAGATATGATGGTTCTTCGGTTTTGGCTGATGGAAATAAATGGACTGCTTTCCCTTCTGTAGCTTTAGGATGGAATGTTCATGAAGAGGCATTTATGAAAAAACTAAGTTTCATTTCTAATTTTAAATTAAGAGGAAGTGTTGGTTATACAGGAAATGATAATGTATCACCTTATTCAAGTTTAAGTATTTTAAGAGCACCTACTTATTATGATTTTAATGGTGTAGCAGCTAATGGTTTTATTTCTCCAACTTTAGCAAATACAGCGCTTACTTGGGAGAAAACAAAAGAGATAAACATAGGATTAGATTTTGGTTTTTTTAATAACAGAATTTCTGGAAGTGTAGATGTTTATGATCGTTTATCAAAAGATTTGTTATTCCAACAAGCCTTACCATTAGAAATTGGAGTTCCTACAGTTACTTCAAATGTAGGATCTATAAGCAATAAAGGAGTAGAGGTTTCTTTGGTAACTAAGAATATCCAAACTAAAGATGTGTCTTGGGAAACTAGTTTTACTTTTACTAAAAACGTAAATGAATTAGTTTCTATTTACGGACAAGACAAAGTGGATGATGTTGGGAATAATTTATTTATCGGAGAAAATGTCCATTCTTATTATAACTATGTTTTTGATGGGGTATGGCAAGAAAACGATAGAGCTTTGGCATTATCCTACGGTCAAAAACCAGGAGAAGCAAGAGTAAAAGACTTAAACAATGATGGTAAAATTGATGCCAATAACGATAGAGCTATTTTAGGAAACTATGATCCTAAATGGTCAGGAAGTTTCTCGACTACATTGCGAGTTAAACAATTTGATGTATCAATGTCTTTAATCACTAATCAAGGAATGACTGTATTTAGTGGTTTCCATGACAACTTTGCTGATGTTACAGATAGAGGACGTCAAAAGTTAGATTTAGGCAATTGGTATGTTCCTGAAAATGGAGCTGGAATTCCTGCACAATATTCAAACACAAATCCATTACCAAGAGGAGCTGGAGTTTATTATGATACAAACAATGTTGCTTTCTATAAAGACGCTTCATTTGTTAAAATTCAAAATATAGCCTTTGGATACAGTTTGAATGATGAGTTACTAAATAAACTAAAACTAAAAAGCATGCGCTTGTATGTAAATGTGTTGAATCCGTTTGTGTTTACACATTATGAAGGATACGATCCAGAATGGGCTACTGCTGGATTAGCAGTTAACCGTGTATCAACAATGACTGTTCAAATGGGATTAAGTTTAAAATTTTAA